One region of Bacteroidota bacterium genomic DNA includes:
- a CDS encoding NADP-dependent malic enzyme, which produces MAKFTKQDALDYHANGRPGKIQVVPTKHHRTQRDLSLAYSPGVADPCMEINKEPEDAYKYTAKGNLVAVISNGTAVLGLGDIGAVAGKPVMEGKGLLFKIFSDIDVFDIEVDQTNVDDFIKTVKAISPTFGGINLEDIKAPECFEIENRLKAELDIPVMHDDQHGTAIISGAGLLNALELVEKDIKEIKLFVSGAGAAACACTRMYIQLGVKRENIIMSDVNGVLTTDRTDLSVVNKEFAVDNGISTLEEGIKGADVFLGLSAAGVLKPHMLKTMAKDPIVFAMANPVPEISYDEAIATREDVIMATGRSDYPNQINNVLGFPYIFRGALDVRATAINEEMKMAAVNAIAALAKEPVPDIVRKAYNKENMSFGKEYIVPTPMDPRLIEFVPVAIAKAAMETGVARRQITDLEEYKLELLERMGTDHAIMRGMTAKAKANPKRVVFSDALNKNVLQAARIIKDEGVASPVLVGVKTRIHNLATENNIDISDLEVIDNTCDDVKEQKAKYAELIFNKRARSGISMIGADRLMNDKNYFGAAMVESGDVDAMISGVNSPYADVIRPALQVVGKRDDVNKIAGMYMLRTKKGPYFFADTSINIRPTAEELVDISLLANEKVRAFGVTPVMAMLSYSNFGSAPGESSNKVKKAISELHDKHADVLIDGEMQANFALNKDLRMERYPFSKLQDKDVNTLIFPDLTSGNITYKTMQEIGSSEAIGPIVMGLKKPIHVLQLSSSVREIVDMATIAVVDAQEIEK; this is translated from the coding sequence ATGGCTAAATTTACAAAACAAGATGCATTAGATTATCATGCAAATGGAAGACCAGGTAAGATTCAGGTTGTACCTACAAAGCATCACCGTACACAAAGAGATTTATCATTAGCATATAGTCCGGGTGTAGCTGACCCATGTATGGAAATTAATAAAGAACCTGAAGATGCTTATAAATACACGGCAAAGGGGAATTTAGTTGCCGTTATATCAAATGGAACAGCTGTTTTAGGGCTTGGAGATATTGGAGCTGTGGCCGGTAAGCCTGTGATGGAAGGGAAAGGTTTGTTGTTCAAAATATTCTCTGATATTGATGTTTTTGATATTGAAGTTGATCAAACAAACGTTGATGATTTTATAAAAACTGTAAAAGCTATTTCTCCAACATTTGGAGGGATTAACTTAGAAGATATTAAGGCTCCTGAGTGTTTCGAAATAGAAAACAGACTGAAGGCAGAATTAGATATCCCGGTAATGCACGATGATCAACATGGTACTGCTATTATTTCGGGAGCCGGTTTACTGAATGCTTTAGAGCTTGTAGAAAAGGATATAAAAGAAATAAAGCTATTTGTTAGTGGTGCTGGAGCAGCTGCTTGTGCTTGTACAAGAATGTACATTCAACTTGGAGTTAAGAGAGAGAACATTATAATGAGTGATGTTAACGGTGTACTTACAACTGATAGAACGGATTTGAGTGTTGTAAACAAGGAGTTTGCAGTTGATAATGGTATTTCAACACTCGAGGAGGGAATTAAGGGTGCTGATGTATTTTTAGGTCTTTCGGCTGCAGGGGTTTTGAAACCACATATGCTTAAAACAATGGCTAAAGATCCTATTGTTTTTGCAATGGCTAACCCGGTGCCGGAAATTTCATATGATGAAGCTATTGCAACTCGTGAAGATGTTATTATGGCTACCGGTCGTTCTGATTATCCTAACCAGATTAATAACGTACTTGGTTTCCCATATATATTTAGAGGAGCTTTAGATGTTAGAGCAACTGCTATTAATGAGGAAATGAAGATGGCAGCTGTAAATGCGATTGCCGCTTTGGCAAAAGAGCCGGTGCCGGATATCGTTAGGAAAGCATACAATAAAGAAAATATGTCTTTTGGTAAAGAATATATTGTTCCTACACCAATGGATCCTCGTTTAATAGAGTTTGTTCCGGTAGCGATAGCAAAAGCCGCTATGGAAACAGGTGTTGCCCGAAGACAAATTACTGATCTGGAAGAGTATAAGTTGGAATTGCTTGAACGTATGGGAACTGACCATGCTATTATGCGAGGAATGACAGCAAAAGCTAAGGCAAACCCTAAACGTGTTGTATTTAGTGATGCATTAAATAAGAATGTATTGCAAGCAGCCAGAATTATTAAGGATGAAGGTGTTGCATCACCTGTTCTGGTAGGAGTGAAAACTAGAATTCATAATTTGGCTACAGAAAATAATATTGATATTTCTGATCTGGAAGTTATCGATAATACTTGTGATGATGTTAAAGAGCAAAAAGCTAAATATGCGGAGTTGATTTTCAATAAACGTGCTCGAAGTGGGATATCAATGATTGGTGCAGACCGATTAATGAACGATAAAAACTACTTTGGAGCTGCAATGGTTGAATCAGGAGATGTTGATGCCATGATTTCGGGAGTTAACTCACCATATGCCGATGTTATTCGCCCTGCTTTACAAGTTGTAGGTAAACGCGATGATGTAAACAAAATTGCTGGTATGTACATGCTTAGAACAAAAAAAGGACCTTATTTCTTTGCTGATACAAGTATAAATATACGACCAACAGCCGAAGAATTAGTTGATATTTCATTATTGGCAAACGAAAAGGTTAGGGCCTTTGGAGTAACGCCTGTTATGGCAATGTTGTCTTACTCTAACTTTGGTTCTGCTCCGGGCGAATCTTCAAATAAAGTAAAGAAAGCAATTTCTGAACTTCACGACAAACATGCTGATGTTTTAATTGATGGTGAAATGCAAGCTAATTTTGCATTGAATAAAGATTTACGCATGGAAAGATATCCATTTTCCAAATTACAAGATAAAGATGTAAATACATTAATATTTCCGGATTTAACGTCAGGAAATATCACTTATAAAACAATGCAGGAAATAGGATCATCGGAGGCAATAGGACCGATTGTTATGGGATTAAAAAAACCAATACACGTTCTTCAATTATCCAGTTCGGTTAGAGAAATTGTAGATATGGCAACTATAGCTGTTGTCGATGCTCAGGAAATAGAAAAATAG
- a CDS encoding carcinine hydrolase/isopenicillin-N N-acyltransferase family protein translates to MNKTLSYIALLVIAIFFSTNGEACTTAVISGKYTKDGRPLLWKNRDTNSLKNSLGYFEGGKYSYLGLVNSSDTKGKNVWMGMNNAGFAIMNSATYNLSKDSGSGGEGVAMREALEICESLEDFEKYLDDQEKPFGWRANFGVIDAYGGAAYYEVGPDGYVKFDANDPKTAPFGYIIRANYSFTGELAKGSSGYIRYHAVDEAFYLKQSTVGLGPKDIEQGVTKDLYNSLTKRNLFEIYADVPENNPRYEVLKDYIPRTTSSSSTVIQGVMKGENPNLATMWSNVGFPLASVMVPTWIESAVELPYVVRYNNTIKNSPVCYAALKLKNERILNIRWGKFASRYLDVNALFNKDNSGIAQIIKKQEDEIYSRAEKLQSQWRKNNTSNKKEIKEFYKWVNNLVIDTYNNEFDIDLNEKNLVAPVSDKENQNSMKGVN, encoded by the coding sequence ATGAATAAAACACTTTCATATATTGCCTTATTAGTAATAGCAATATTCTTCTCTACAAATGGGGAAGCATGTACCACTGCTGTAATTTCGGGTAAATACACAAAAGACGGGCGTCCTTTGTTATGGAAAAACAGAGATACAAACTCCCTTAAAAACTCATTAGGGTATTTCGAAGGAGGAAAATACTCATATTTAGGCTTAGTTAATTCGTCAGATACTAAAGGTAAGAATGTTTGGATGGGTATGAATAATGCCGGATTTGCAATAATGAACTCAGCTACTTACAATCTTTCTAAAGATTCAGGATCAGGTGGAGAAGGTGTAGCAATGCGAGAAGCTCTGGAAATTTGTGAAAGCCTTGAGGATTTCGAAAAATATCTTGACGATCAGGAAAAACCTTTTGGGTGGAGAGCAAACTTTGGAGTAATAGACGCATATGGTGGAGCAGCCTATTATGAAGTTGGACCTGATGGCTATGTAAAGTTTGATGCAAATGATCCAAAAACAGCTCCTTTCGGGTATATAATTAGAGCAAATTATTCATTTACAGGAGAACTTGCCAAAGGCAGTAGCGGATATATAAGGTATCACGCTGTAGATGAGGCTTTCTATCTAAAACAATCAACTGTAGGATTGGGGCCAAAAGATATAGAACAGGGAGTAACTAAGGATTTGTATAATTCACTTACAAAAAGAAATTTGTTTGAAATATATGCCGATGTACCTGAAAACAATCCAAGATATGAGGTGTTAAAGGATTATATTCCGAGAACTACATCTTCTTCCTCAACCGTAATTCAAGGAGTAATGAAAGGTGAAAATCCAAATCTTGCAACAATGTGGTCAAATGTTGGTTTCCCGCTTGCATCGGTTATGGTTCCTACCTGGATTGAATCAGCAGTTGAACTTCCATACGTAGTAAGATACAACAATACCATAAAAAATTCACCTGTATGTTATGCTGCACTTAAATTAAAAAATGAGAGAATATTAAATATCAGATGGGGTAAATTCGCTTCGAGATACTTAGATGTTAATGCACTGTTTAACAAAGACAATAGCGGAATTGCACAAATAATTAAAAAGCAGGAAGACGAGATATACAGCAGAGCAGAAAAATTACAGAGCCAATGGCGCAAAAACAACACAAGCAACAAGAAAGAAATAAAGGAATTCTACAAATGGGTAAACAATCTTGTGATTGATACGTACAATAATGAATTCGATATAGACCTTAATGAGAAAAACCTTGTGGCTCCGGTTTCTGATAAAGAAAATCAGAATTCAATGAAAGGTGTTAACTAA
- a CDS encoding BPL-N domain-containing protein, translating into MKIVRNISILLITLFSISFTACTNSVARENDKDKKIKVAVFNGNGAGAVSVIETIEALKIDTGIKPLEISAAEIQQGKLSEIDVIIFPGGSGSKELNNLGKTGKEKVRKFILEDGKGVVGICAGSFLLSSTPGYPSLQLGSVKVIDRAHYARGKGLVEFKLNEEGLKIFPELKDKPQFAQYYDGPVMEAVESNSKFTELGQYVTDIHPNKGAPEGVTPGKVFIYKDTPGKGKLFAVAGHPESTPGVRWMIPRMARWVAGAELVSYNEKWVRPEINNEAILYDSEMKKYEKHTWWNLFSEDSNEQIEALDKLHKIRSRPAVRWTVGLLRDSNPETRMHAAKTLMDREYTDAFTDVKSAYEVEENSDVKEVLKEAVEFLSTF; encoded by the coding sequence ATGAAAATAGTTAGAAACATATCTATACTACTCATCACTTTATTTTCAATTTCATTTACGGCATGCACAAATTCGGTTGCAAGGGAAAACGATAAGGATAAAAAAATAAAAGTTGCCGTTTTTAACGGTAACGGAGCAGGAGCTGTAAGTGTTATTGAAACCATAGAAGCACTAAAAATAGATACAGGTATAAAACCACTGGAAATAAGTGCTGCAGAAATTCAACAAGGAAAACTAAGCGAAATTGATGTAATAATTTTCCCGGGAGGATCAGGAAGTAAAGAATTAAACAACCTTGGAAAAACAGGTAAAGAGAAGGTTAGAAAATTTATTTTAGAGGACGGTAAAGGAGTTGTAGGGATATGTGCAGGATCCTTCCTTTTAAGTTCTACCCCGGGATACCCAAGTTTACAATTGGGAAGCGTTAAAGTTATCGACAGAGCCCATTATGCAAGGGGTAAAGGATTAGTGGAATTTAAATTAAACGAAGAAGGTCTTAAAATTTTCCCTGAACTTAAGGACAAGCCACAATTTGCCCAATACTACGACGGACCGGTAATGGAGGCTGTTGAAAGCAATTCGAAGTTCACGGAACTCGGACAGTATGTAACTGACATCCATCCAAACAAAGGAGCTCCTGAAGGTGTTACACCGGGAAAAGTATTCATATACAAAGACACACCGGGCAAAGGAAAACTTTTTGCAGTTGCAGGACATCCCGAATCAACTCCCGGCGTAAGATGGATGATTCCGCGTATGGCCCGTTGGGTTGCAGGAGCAGAATTAGTATCATACAACGAAAAATGGGTGAGACCTGAGATCAACAATGAAGCAATTTTGTACGATTCAGAAATGAAAAAATACGAAAAACACACATGGTGGAACCTGTTTAGCGAAGATTCTAATGAGCAAATTGAAGCCTTGGACAAATTGCACAAAATAAGATCGAGACCGGCTGTGAGATGGACAGTAGGTTTATTAAGAGATAGCAACCCTGAAACAAGAATGCATGCTGCAAAAACTTTAATGGACAGAGAATATACTGATGCTTTTACCGATGTGAAATCTGCTTACGAAGTTGAAGAAAATTCAGATGTAAAGGAAGTGCTTAAAGAAGCGGTGGAGTTTTTAAGTACTTTTTAA